In one window of Desulforhabdus amnigena DNA:
- a CDS encoding ATP-binding protein, with translation MGYTVALGGKGGTGKTTLAGLLIRYMIRHGMKPVLAIDADANSNLNDVLGVKLEGTLSDAREEMKTSVPTGMTKDIFMEMKMEQCMIEGDGFDLIAMGRPEGPGCYCAANNLLSNLIDRLIKNYDYLVVDNEAGMEHFSRLTQKDVDLLLLVSDPSRRGLTAACRIAELVRSLPIRVEKTILVVNQMQNDAGSWPEDVLETFGENHIALLPADPLLAQFDREGKPTSLLPDDASIVKATDALFARLLSKDK, from the coding sequence GTGGGTTATACTGTTGCTTTGGGCGGAAAAGGCGGCACCGGCAAGACAACTCTCGCCGGGCTTTTGATTCGTTACATGATCAGGCATGGCATGAAACCCGTTCTTGCCATCGATGCTGATGCCAATTCAAATCTCAATGACGTTTTGGGGGTAAAATTGGAAGGGACCCTCTCGGACGCCCGTGAAGAGATGAAAACGAGTGTCCCCACCGGCATGACCAAAGATATCTTCATGGAAATGAAAATGGAACAATGCATGATCGAAGGGGACGGATTCGATCTCATCGCCATGGGGCGCCCTGAAGGTCCGGGCTGCTACTGCGCGGCCAACAATCTTTTGAGTAACCTCATTGACCGTTTGATAAAAAACTACGACTACCTCGTAGTGGACAACGAGGCGGGGATGGAACACTTCAGCCGTCTGACCCAGAAAGATGTGGACCTGTTGCTCCTCGTTTCGGATCCCAGCCGCCGCGGTCTTACGGCAGCCTGCCGCATTGCGGAACTGGTGCGAAGTCTTCCCATTCGTGTGGAAAAAACCATCCTGGTCGTAAACCAGATGCAAAACGACGCCGGATCGTGGCCTGAGGATGTTCTGGAAACTTTCGGTGAAAACCACATCGCCCTCTTGCCCGCCGATCCTCTTCTGGCTCAATTCGATAGGGAAGGCAAGCCGACGAGTCTTCTTCCCGATGATGCTTCCATCGTAAAAGCAACGGATGCTCTTTTTGCCCGATTACTTTCCAAAGACAAATAA
- a CDS encoding two-component system sensor histidine kinase NtrB: protein MSLPLYPIWVVDLAGSSLMIFFSFLCVRLARRLRAQDTNNVIWIYLLWFCYSLAAFAISRSVGHIVKRVLITAGYENVWELLQPYSGSINSITFIIVASITLFFERTWKVYQQILGDKQILQEAHAKILFMNRNLENLVEERTRELAFSERKYRRIFEVSKDMILVAGGDGAVLSLNPAGAEMLNLPPEKIENEKVFFQDFFHEPEDWDALQNTLHSQGYTMSMEVELKRRDGTRFSALLSASLEMHPDEKGETLHFLVKDISQRKAMQKQLLQADKLASVGQLAAGIAHEINNPLSLILGYTQLLLRNEESDTERFEDLKIIEKHARTCKNIVGDLLSFSRSARTNKDVSHVNQVVEEVLSVVRHHFEVDGVTIQAELDPLVPPMILDAEKIKQVFMNLVMNAKQSMGKNGSLRVATHFDEAHHMVFVNFTDTGTGIEPQYLSRIFDPFFTTKGTGEGTGLGLSVSYGIVKDHGGEILVESEVGKGSTFTVVLPVILESTNSK from the coding sequence ATGAGTCTTCCCCTTTATCCCATCTGGGTCGTGGACCTGGCCGGGTCCAGCCTCATGATTTTCTTTTCCTTTCTCTGTGTGCGCCTGGCGAGACGCCTCAGAGCACAGGATACCAACAATGTCATATGGATCTATCTTCTCTGGTTCTGCTACAGCCTGGCCGCTTTTGCCATTTCCCGGTCGGTGGGCCATATTGTCAAACGGGTCCTGATCACGGCGGGGTATGAAAATGTCTGGGAACTTCTCCAGCCATACAGCGGGTCCATCAACAGTATCACTTTCATCATTGTTGCTTCCATAACGCTCTTTTTCGAGCGGACCTGGAAGGTCTATCAGCAGATCCTTGGAGACAAACAGATTTTGCAGGAGGCTCATGCAAAGATTCTCTTCATGAACCGCAACCTGGAGAATCTTGTGGAGGAGCGGACCCGCGAACTGGCTTTTTCGGAACGCAAGTATCGGAGGATTTTTGAAGTCTCGAAAGACATGATACTCGTGGCGGGAGGGGATGGAGCCGTTTTGAGCCTCAATCCGGCGGGAGCGGAGATGCTGAATCTTCCCCCGGAAAAAATTGAAAACGAAAAGGTTTTTTTTCAGGATTTTTTCCATGAACCCGAGGATTGGGATGCTTTGCAAAATACCCTGCACTCCCAAGGGTATACAATGTCCATGGAAGTGGAACTGAAGCGCCGTGACGGAACACGCTTCAGCGCTCTTCTGAGCGCGTCCCTCGAAATGCATCCGGATGAGAAAGGAGAAACCCTCCATTTTCTGGTCAAGGACATTTCCCAGAGAAAAGCCATGCAGAAGCAGCTCCTTCAAGCGGACAAACTCGCTTCCGTCGGCCAGCTTGCTGCCGGAATCGCCCACGAAATCAATAATCCCCTGAGCCTGATACTGGGTTATACTCAATTGTTGCTGCGCAACGAAGAGAGCGATACCGAAAGGTTTGAAGATCTCAAGATCATAGAAAAGCACGCTCGAACCTGTAAAAACATCGTTGGCGACCTCCTGAGTTTTTCGCGCAGCGCACGGACAAACAAAGATGTTTCACATGTCAATCAGGTGGTGGAAGAGGTTCTGAGTGTGGTCCGGCACCATTTTGAGGTGGACGGGGTCACGATTCAGGCGGAACTCGATCCCCTCGTTCCACCCATGATTCTGGATGCGGAAAAAATCAAGCAGGTTTTCATGAATCTTGTCATGAATGCCAAACAGTCCATGGGCAAAAACGGGAGTCTGCGGGTGGCGACCCATTTTGACGAGGCCCATCATATGGTTTTTGTCAATTTCACGGATACCGGCACCGGAATAGAACCTCAATATTTGTCGCGCATTTTCGATCCTTTCTTCACCACGAAGGGAACCGGGGAAGGAACGGGGTTGGGGCTTTCCGTGAGCTATGGCATTGTCAAGGACCATGGCGGCGAAATCCTGGTGGAGAGCGAAGTGGGGAAGGGGTCCACCTTCACGGTGGTCTTGCCCGTGATCCTGGAAAGTACGAATTCGAAATAG
- the purD gene encoding phosphoribosylamine--glycine ligase, with translation MKVLVIGSGGRDHAIAWKFAQSDRVKQLYVAHGNAGIAEIATCVDARTIEEMADFAEKEKIDLTFVGPEKPLSSGIVDLFEGRGLAIVGPSRRASRLESSKCDTKILLRELGIPVPEFAVFSDPEKAKAYVRQVGYPVVVKADGLAAGKGALVCDDVEDAEEAIRAIMEERIFGDAGERVDIEKRLYGRELSFFCFTDGHTLVPMVAAQDYKRAADNDEGKNTGGMGSYSPHPWLDEILVRKIMEQVAEPLISGVREKYGFLYRGILYLGLMLTGEGTDIVPNVLEINIRLGDPEAQVILPRLQTDLVDICEAILTGRLKEIQPAWDPLYKLCLIATSGRTKGKKGWYKGYPDRYKIGLPITGLDKIDSSCLVFHSGTGWNDSGQLVTTGGRVLCIVSTGKTLAEAREIAYREMDKVSFEGLYRRSDIGRE, from the coding sequence ATGAAAGTACTTGTAATAGGCAGTGGAGGCAGGGACCATGCGATCGCCTGGAAGTTTGCTCAAAGCGACCGGGTAAAGCAGCTTTATGTGGCCCATGGAAACGCCGGAATTGCAGAGATCGCCACCTGTGTCGATGCCAGGACCATAGAGGAAATGGCGGACTTTGCCGAGAAGGAAAAAATAGATCTGACTTTTGTCGGTCCCGAAAAGCCTCTCTCTTCGGGGATTGTGGATCTTTTCGAGGGCCGCGGTCTCGCCATTGTGGGCCCCAGCCGGCGGGCCAGCCGCCTGGAATCGAGCAAATGCGACACGAAAATCCTGCTGCGTGAACTGGGAATCCCCGTTCCCGAATTCGCTGTTTTTTCCGACCCGGAGAAGGCAAAAGCCTATGTCCGCCAGGTGGGCTACCCGGTCGTGGTGAAGGCGGACGGTCTGGCGGCGGGAAAGGGAGCCCTGGTCTGTGATGATGTTGAAGATGCCGAAGAGGCCATCCGTGCGATCATGGAAGAGCGCATATTCGGTGATGCCGGTGAGCGGGTGGATATCGAAAAGCGCCTCTACGGCAGGGAGCTTTCCTTTTTCTGCTTCACCGACGGGCATACTCTTGTTCCCATGGTGGCTGCCCAGGACTACAAACGGGCAGCCGACAACGATGAAGGCAAGAATACCGGCGGCATGGGATCGTATTCACCTCACCCATGGCTGGACGAAATCCTTGTCCGGAAGATCATGGAACAGGTCGCCGAACCCTTGATTTCAGGAGTCAGGGAAAAATACGGGTTCCTGTACCGCGGCATTCTTTACCTGGGTCTCATGCTTACGGGAGAAGGCACCGACATCGTTCCCAACGTTCTTGAAATCAACATCCGCCTGGGAGACCCCGAAGCTCAGGTGATCCTGCCGCGACTCCAAACGGACCTGGTGGATATATGCGAAGCGATCCTGACGGGCCGCCTCAAGGAAATCCAGCCGGCATGGGACCCTCTTTACAAGCTTTGCCTCATTGCGACCAGCGGCCGCACCAAAGGCAAAAAAGGCTGGTACAAAGGATATCCGGATCGGTACAAGATCGGCCTGCCCATCACCGGACTGGACAAAATAGATTCCAGCTGCCTGGTGTTCCATTCGGGCACGGGCTGGAACGATTCGGGGCAGCTGGTCACAACGGGCGGGCGTGTGCTCTGCATTGTAAGCACAGGAAAAACCCTTGCCGAGGCCAGGGAAATCGCCTACAGGGAGATGGATAAGGTTTCTTTCGAAGGATTGTACCGCCGGAGCGATATCGGCAGGGAATAA
- a CDS encoding sigma-54-dependent transcriptional regulator codes for MKEIILVVDDAPDMLQLLKRSLEPALNCEVKTAHSGEDALRLLEQEPADLALIDMKMPGMDGMELLFQLRRKHPWLTVVMMTAHGCIELAVEAIKSGAYDFITKPFDHDALVLNLGKALERSRLLRENLKLQRHVQLHDAFQNLVGRSAKMQRVYEAIQMVAKTDLTVLVTGESGTGKDLVSRAIHALSDRRDRAFVAVNCPTVPENILESELFGYRKGAFTHATQNKIGLFQEAHRGTIFLDEIGDISTTIQTKLLRVLQQKEIKPLGDTKSVQVDVRVIASTNRDLPAKIKTGEFREDLYYRLNVLPIVLPPLRERREDIPHLVSHLLEKHCEELKRPRKRVSAELMHYFLQAPWEGNVRELENIIIRGILFAPGNEIRPDDIGVPDLLKEKKCLVEDSVKNLNYRNAKEELLQRFHARYIGNLLSHTEGNVSQAARICGLERQALQQLMRKYGIRSEDFRGG; via the coding sequence ATGAAAGAAATTATTCTGGTTGTGGACGATGCACCGGATATGCTTCAACTCCTCAAGCGGAGTCTCGAACCGGCACTGAACTGTGAAGTGAAAACGGCTCATTCCGGAGAGGATGCCTTGCGCCTTCTCGAACAGGAACCGGCGGACCTGGCGCTGATCGACATGAAGATGCCCGGCATGGACGGGATGGAGCTTCTTTTTCAGCTTCGCCGGAAGCATCCCTGGCTCACCGTGGTGATGATGACTGCCCACGGCTGCATCGAACTGGCGGTGGAAGCCATAAAGAGCGGAGCCTACGATTTTATCACCAAGCCTTTCGATCATGACGCGCTGGTGCTGAATCTGGGGAAAGCCCTGGAACGCAGCCGTCTCCTTAGGGAAAACCTCAAACTGCAGCGCCATGTGCAGCTTCACGACGCGTTTCAGAATTTGGTCGGGCGAAGCGCCAAGATGCAGCGAGTTTACGAAGCCATTCAAATGGTGGCGAAAACGGACCTGACCGTTCTCGTGACGGGTGAATCGGGTACGGGCAAAGACCTGGTATCGAGAGCCATCCATGCGCTGAGCGATCGGCGGGATCGCGCCTTTGTTGCCGTGAATTGTCCCACGGTTCCTGAAAATATTCTGGAAAGCGAGCTCTTCGGGTACAGGAAAGGTGCCTTCACTCATGCTACGCAGAACAAGATCGGGCTTTTTCAGGAGGCGCACCGGGGAACCATTTTTCTGGATGAAATCGGGGACATCAGTACAACCATCCAGACGAAACTGTTGCGCGTCCTCCAGCAGAAGGAAATCAAGCCTCTTGGAGACACCAAATCCGTGCAGGTGGATGTCCGTGTGATTGCTTCCACCAATCGGGACCTGCCCGCAAAGATCAAGACCGGCGAATTCAGGGAAGATCTATATTACCGCCTCAACGTGTTGCCCATTGTACTGCCCCCCTTGCGGGAACGCCGTGAAGATATTCCTCATCTGGTCAGCCACCTGCTGGAAAAGCACTGCGAGGAGCTCAAACGGCCACGAAAAAGAGTTTCTGCGGAACTCATGCACTATTTCCTTCAGGCTCCCTGGGAAGGGAATGTCCGCGAGCTGGAAAACATCATTATCCGGGGTATCCTGTTTGCCCCTGGAAATGAAATTCGTCCGGACGACATTGGCGTGCCCGATCTTCTGAAGGAAAAAAAGTGCCTGGTGGAAGATTCCGTCAAGAATCTCAATTACCGGAATGCCAAGGAAGAGCTTTTGCAGCGGTTTCATGCGCGATATATCGGAAATCTGCTTTCCCACACGGAAGGAAATGTCAGCCAAGCGGCGCGAATTTGCGGACTGGAACGGCAGGCCCTGCAGCAGCTCATGCGTAAATACGGCATACGGTCCGAGGACTTCAGAGGCGGCTGA
- a CDS encoding TonB-dependent receptor produces MRVLVLLLSICSVFFSGEIFPEYFCSNVHAEEMPLEVSTQETKSNASQQEKAGHNDTYGMEEVVVVAPPVIEGNQVNRLGSQVTVVTEQQIEDLNAQDLPSALRMTPGVVISHHNPIGSFGGGEGGTIFIRGMGISRPGAEIQILVDGVPKFVSVWTHPLMDVLSVDVIEEMQVYKGAQPVLFGNMAFGAVDITTKRKHEEGYTTSVEGAGGSFNTWVEVAEHGGKVGPLDYYLIQSYRRSDGHRDNADGELQNYFGHFGYQLSNNWDAGIVFNRTDNWADDPGPVDGSFPPDGRFETNDYFTVGTLSNHYERSEGYIKFYSENGHIDWINQYNETTGKNDEDTITDYDNYGLRGRQTLRLWEGGEILLGMDLDFISGKVDISSPPNPESHFDRTTFRLFSPYTAVSQMFGSKEGFYAIPSAGVRYIDHSQFASEPGPQAGLIVGYKNTELHASCARGINYPGIFAKANDALFLPGNNRWDDLTAELVDHYEAGMSHKVGNMAKMDLTFFYDDGKNRIVVAPPPPFPPTWSNVGSFTNEGVEATFTVSPLRDLSFFAGATYLNSDPDDLPYAPEWSASFGANYRFLKHFQASIDASYVDNYFVTSRARKKDTVNLDKVDSYCLLNAKLTYDFTLPYRDLHGQFFVAGENLTDTDYEQKKGYPMPGISGMSGIKLWF; encoded by the coding sequence ATGCGCGTATTGGTTCTGTTGCTGTCGATTTGTTCTGTCTTTTTTTCGGGGGAAATTTTTCCGGAATACTTCTGTAGCAATGTGCACGCCGAGGAAATGCCGCTCGAAGTTTCAACTCAGGAAACGAAATCCAATGCATCACAGCAGGAAAAGGCCGGCCACAATGATACATACGGCATGGAAGAGGTCGTCGTTGTGGCACCTCCCGTCATCGAGGGCAATCAAGTCAATCGCCTGGGAAGCCAGGTGACGGTGGTGACCGAACAGCAGATCGAAGATTTGAATGCCCAGGATCTCCCCTCAGCCCTGCGAATGACTCCGGGTGTCGTGATTTCGCACCATAATCCCATCGGAAGCTTCGGCGGAGGCGAAGGCGGAACCATCTTCATACGTGGAATGGGAATATCGAGGCCTGGAGCCGAAATTCAGATCCTCGTCGATGGAGTTCCCAAATTCGTGAGTGTGTGGACCCACCCCCTCATGGATGTCCTCAGTGTGGACGTCATCGAAGAAATGCAGGTCTACAAGGGAGCACAACCCGTTTTGTTCGGAAACATGGCCTTCGGCGCGGTGGATATCACTACAAAAAGAAAGCATGAAGAGGGGTACACCACGAGTGTTGAAGGGGCGGGCGGATCCTTCAATACCTGGGTGGAAGTAGCGGAACATGGCGGCAAGGTCGGCCCGTTGGATTACTACCTCATCCAAAGCTACCGGAGATCGGACGGTCATCGCGACAATGCCGACGGGGAGCTGCAAAACTACTTCGGACACTTCGGTTACCAGCTTTCCAACAACTGGGATGCCGGTATCGTTTTCAACCGGACAGACAATTGGGCCGATGATCCGGGGCCCGTGGACGGTTCTTTCCCCCCCGATGGAAGGTTCGAGACCAACGATTACTTCACAGTGGGGACCCTCTCCAATCATTACGAACGGTCCGAGGGGTATATAAAATTCTATAGTGAAAACGGCCATATAGACTGGATCAACCAGTACAATGAGACAACGGGGAAAAACGATGAAGATACGATCACCGATTATGACAACTATGGTCTGAGAGGCCGCCAGACGCTGCGGCTGTGGGAGGGGGGTGAAATCCTTTTAGGTATGGATCTCGACTTCATCAGCGGCAAGGTCGATATCAGCTCGCCCCCCAATCCCGAGAGCCACTTCGATCGCACGACCTTCCGGCTCTTTTCTCCCTATACGGCAGTCAGCCAGATGTTTGGATCGAAGGAAGGCTTTTATGCCATTCCTTCCGCCGGTGTGCGCTACATCGATCACAGCCAGTTTGCCAGCGAGCCCGGACCGCAGGCGGGCCTCATCGTCGGGTATAAAAATACGGAATTGCATGCCTCCTGCGCCCGTGGCATCAACTATCCAGGGATATTCGCCAAGGCCAACGATGCTCTCTTCCTGCCCGGCAATAACCGGTGGGACGATCTGACCGCGGAACTGGTGGATCACTATGAAGCGGGAATGAGCCATAAAGTGGGAAATATGGCCAAAATGGATCTTACCTTCTTTTACGATGACGGAAAAAACCGCATCGTGGTTGCTCCTCCTCCGCCTTTTCCGCCCACCTGGTCGAATGTCGGCTCCTTTACGAACGAGGGAGTGGAAGCAACCTTTACGGTTTCTCCCCTGAGGGATCTCTCATTTTTCGCCGGCGCGACTTATCTCAACAGCGATCCCGACGACCTTCCCTACGCTCCTGAATGGAGCGCCAGCTTCGGTGCCAATTACCGTTTCCTGAAACATTTTCAGGCAAGCATCGATGCCAGCTATGTCGACAATTACTTCGTGACATCCAGGGCACGCAAAAAAGACACCGTAAACCTGGACAAGGTGGATTCATACTGTCTTCTCAACGCAAAACTCACCTACGATTTCACGCTGCCCTACCGGGATCTGCACGGCCAATTTTTCGTTGCGGGAGAAAATCTGACGGATACGGATTACGAGCAGAAAAAAGGCTATCCCATGCCCGGCATCAGTGGCATGAGTGGCATCAAACTGTGGTTCTAA
- a CDS encoding nucleoside hydrolase, translated as MKKIFIIFAIFLTLFCGPSWAHEEQTPVIIDTDMALDDVRALTILLNSHHLKVKAIVTSDGASSPAVGCKNLQRILRFLGKEDIPLGAGRVLNASSPPPWREISEAMGWAALPAGPHSDDMPSPPAAESGSAVRPEIAGTASGKPSCPTAVSTVQKVLSQADEGMGYICIGPLTNLADLLREDPGVAERIKNIFFYGSLPNESNPDWNVQRDMESAKVVLASGIPFYAFRLSNEELLTFDGSMLSEIQKLDSPASRLVCLLHQNERTQKLLKEAHFKAWDESVALYLDEPGIGTFEKVEGQSPLFRLSKWDKESAYSHYLEVLGRSSAGKLEERLPVVLQSYPTQPSRFQEDLRPWVPKIIALHGIEEWKATVLTNELHRHLGIYSILGAKMGIQAREILNASLDELTVESHAGLKPPLSCLNDGLQVSTGASLGRGTIRVTESDPPTVEADFSKGDRKLRLRLKESVKERIKSDIQGAIQRHGNLTPEYFKEVRRLSFEYWLHMKRGEIFDLEWNSP; from the coding sequence GTGAAAAAGATTTTCATAATTTTCGCCATTTTTCTTACGCTCTTCTGTGGTCCCTCCTGGGCTCACGAAGAGCAGACGCCTGTCATTATCGATACCGACATGGCCCTGGACGATGTCCGGGCCCTAACTATCCTGCTCAATTCACATCATCTCAAGGTGAAGGCCATTGTCACCTCGGATGGAGCGTCGTCCCCCGCAGTGGGCTGCAAGAACCTTCAGCGCATTCTCCGTTTTCTTGGAAAAGAAGATATTCCCCTTGGGGCGGGACGGGTGCTGAACGCTTCGTCCCCACCACCATGGCGGGAGATTTCCGAAGCGATGGGATGGGCTGCCCTCCCGGCAGGCCCTCATTCCGATGACATGCCGTCGCCTCCGGCCGCTGAAAGCGGTTCAGCTGTCAGGCCGGAGATTGCGGGCACAGCTTCAGGAAAACCCTCCTGTCCCACAGCGGTTTCAACCGTCCAGAAGGTGCTTTCCCAAGCCGACGAGGGCATGGGCTATATCTGCATCGGCCCCTTGACGAATCTCGCCGATCTCCTCAGAGAAGACCCCGGAGTGGCAGAGCGGATCAAGAACATCTTCTTTTATGGATCCCTGCCAAACGAATCGAATCCCGACTGGAATGTTCAGCGGGATATGGAATCTGCAAAGGTTGTTCTGGCTTCGGGAATCCCATTCTATGCGTTCCGTTTATCGAACGAAGAGCTTCTCACCTTTGACGGCTCCATGCTGAGCGAGATTCAAAAGCTCGATTCCCCCGCATCCCGGCTGGTTTGTCTCCTGCATCAGAATGAACGGACACAGAAGCTCCTGAAAGAAGCCCACTTCAAAGCATGGGATGAATCCGTCGCTCTCTATCTGGATGAGCCCGGAATCGGAACCTTCGAGAAGGTAGAGGGACAATCCCCCCTTTTTCGCCTTTCAAAATGGGACAAGGAATCCGCCTATTCTCACTACCTGGAAGTCCTTGGCCGATCAAGTGCGGGAAAACTGGAAGAGCGCCTCCCCGTAGTTCTTCAATCCTATCCGACGCAGCCATCCCGGTTCCAGGAAGATCTTCGCCCCTGGGTTCCCAAGATCATTGCGCTGCACGGCATCGAAGAATGGAAGGCCACGGTCCTCACCAATGAGCTTCACCGCCACTTGGGGATTTACTCCATTCTGGGGGCTAAAATGGGAATACAGGCCCGGGAAATCCTCAACGCATCCCTGGACGAATTGACCGTGGAGAGCCATGCGGGACTCAAGCCCCCCCTCAGTTGCCTCAATGACGGCCTTCAGGTTTCCACCGGAGCGAGCCTCGGGAGGGGGACCATCAGGGTCACGGAAAGCGACCCGCCTACGGTGGAAGCAGATTTTAGCAAAGGAGACCGGAAGCTCCGGCTTCGGCTCAAGGAGAGCGTGAAAGAGCGGATAAAGTCGGACATTCAGGGGGCTATTCAGCGCCATGGAAATTTGACTCCGGAGTACTTCAAAGAGGTCAGGAGGCTCTCTTTCGAGTACTGGCTACATATGAAGCGGGGAGAAATCTTCGACCTCGAATGGAACTCCCCTTGA
- the pyrE gene encoding orotate phosphoribosyltransferase, with protein sequence MKERLEELILKYAFRFSETPSFKLVSGGMSQFYFNCKRVTLDPEGQYLIGNMVFEAVKDLRIAAIGGLTLGADAIANAVAYTSWLKKQPIQSFVVRKKQKDHGIVSLIEGKVNQGDRVAVVDDVITTGGSTLQAIAACRQAGLEVVKVVVLVDRQEMNGRENILKEVPLVESLVTRDEIMEIYRRENRG encoded by the coding sequence ATGAAAGAACGTTTAGAAGAACTGATACTGAAATACGCCTTCCGCTTTTCCGAGACGCCTTCGTTCAAGCTGGTTTCGGGGGGGATGAGTCAATTTTACTTCAATTGTAAGCGTGTGACGCTTGATCCCGAGGGGCAGTATCTCATCGGCAACATGGTTTTTGAGGCCGTAAAGGATTTGAGGATCGCAGCCATAGGGGGATTGACTCTTGGAGCGGATGCCATCGCCAACGCGGTGGCCTACACCTCCTGGCTGAAGAAGCAGCCCATTCAGTCTTTTGTGGTAAGGAAAAAGCAGAAAGATCACGGGATTGTGAGCCTCATCGAAGGGAAGGTGAACCAGGGGGACCGGGTGGCTGTTGTGGACGATGTGATCACGACGGGAGGTTCTACCCTCCAGGCCATAGCCGCCTGCCGCCAAGCCGGGCTCGAGGTCGTTAAGGTGGTGGTGCTGGTGGATCGACAGGAAATGAACGGAAGAGAAAACATTTTGAAAGAAGTGCCTTTGGTGGAGTCCCTGGTGACGCGGGACGAAATCATGGAAATATATCGAAGGGAGAATAGGGGGTAA
- the purE gene encoding 5-(carboxyamino)imidazole ribonucleotide mutase: MSQKENVPLVGILMGSDSDLSVMEEAFKALDAFEVSYEVRILSAHRSPEATSAYAQSAADRGIRVLIAGAGWAAHLAGVLAADTVLPVIGVPIDSSPLQGMDSLLATVQMPPGIPVATMAIGKGGARNAALFAVQILALQDPALADKLRAQKRKMADEVVFDKNRKLEEFLAARKPGTMGR; encoded by the coding sequence ATGAGTCAGAAAGAAAATGTCCCCCTGGTGGGGATCCTCATGGGAAGCGATTCAGACCTTTCAGTGATGGAAGAGGCCTTCAAGGCTCTGGATGCATTCGAAGTTTCTTATGAAGTCCGGATTCTCTCGGCGCACCGCTCCCCGGAGGCAACCTCAGCCTACGCTCAAAGCGCTGCGGATCGCGGCATCAGAGTTCTCATCGCCGGCGCCGGGTGGGCCGCCCATCTGGCGGGAGTTCTTGCCGCCGATACCGTTTTACCCGTGATCGGGGTCCCCATCGATTCATCCCCCCTTCAAGGCATGGATTCTCTACTGGCCACCGTTCAGATGCCTCCCGGAATTCCCGTGGCGACCATGGCCATCGGCAAAGGGGGCGCGCGGAATGCCGCCCTGTTCGCCGTGCAGATTCTGGCGCTACAGGACCCCGCTCTGGCCGACAAGCTGCGCGCACAGAAAAGAAAAATGGCCGATGAAGTGGTATTCGACAAGAATCGCAAGCTGGAAGAGTTTCTGGCTGCACGCAAGCCGGGCACCATGGGGCGATAG
- a CDS encoding helix-turn-helix domain-containing protein has protein sequence MHFSIKDIARILGVSESEVQGHIDSGRLTAERIGEDIRVTESELKKFLDTERKAGEKEILSNNSPAPSAHPQGGLIEPILDHLSNLSREIRDRWDFVRENKQLEYELRQKELLLAQREMDIQNLQNELEHQKELYAKEIETLERILREKWAVMEKETEKRIALEREELEKYFALEKEHWSNKLKEEKERYVQKLNEVQQKESFWSKLMRMMTWS, from the coding sequence ATGCATTTTTCGATAAAGGATATTGCTCGCATTCTTGGGGTCAGTGAGAGTGAGGTTCAGGGCCATATCGATTCCGGCAGGCTGACCGCAGAGAGAATCGGCGAAGATATTCGGGTGACGGAATCCGAACTAAAAAAGTTTCTGGATACGGAAAGGAAAGCCGGGGAGAAAGAGATTTTGTCGAACAATTCCCCTGCGCCTTCGGCCCATCCCCAGGGAGGCCTCATTGAGCCCATCCTCGATCACCTGTCGAACCTGAGCCGAGAAATCCGGGATAGATGGGATTTTGTTAGAGAAAACAAGCAATTGGAATATGAATTGCGACAGAAGGAACTCCTTCTGGCCCAGAGAGAGATGGATATTCAAAATCTACAGAATGAGCTGGAGCATCAGAAAGAGCTTTACGCGAAGGAAATTGAAACCCTTGAAAGAATCCTGCGGGAAAAATGGGCTGTGATGGAAAAAGAAACAGAGAAAAGGATTGCTCTGGAGCGTGAAGAGCTGGAAAAATATTTTGCCCTGGAAAAGGAGCACTGGTCAAACAAGCTCAAAGAGGAAAAGGAGCGTTATGTTCAGAAACTCAATGAGGTTCAGCAAAAGGAAAGTTTCTGGTCCAAGCTCATGAGAATGATGACCTGGAGTTGA